The window GTTCTTTTTTCATGCCGTCATGCTTGATGGTCACTGGCCACTGTAATGTAATGCTTGCTAGCTAAGTGTGTTTGTTATCTATAATTGAAATAATGAATCCAACAAAACAGTTTTGCATTCCATTATATGATTTTATTCTCTTGTTCCTCTCTCTCAGGTGGGGGCACTAGAAGGTCAGATGTTCCGGAGGACAGGGAAGCTGGTAGCTTTGAGTGAGCAGCAGCTGCTCGACTGCTCCTGGCCCTTTGGAAACGATGGGTGTGATGGTGGTTTTGTGGACCGAGCCTTTCAGTATGTCATGGAAAGTGGAGGCCTGATGTCAGAAAGCTCCTATCCTTATGAGAACAAGGTGTGTTTATCAAAGTAAACTGCCAGGTAAATAAGGTGAGGCAGGCAAAATCTCTCGAACCATATTTGAATTTTGCTGCTAAACCTGAATCACAGTATCTTAACATAGCTACACACCACTTATTCTGGTATAGAGCCAGTCGACCTCCTAGGACCATTTCACACCTTGTTTAGTGCGGacttcaaactttttttcagtttggtcCAGTGGAGCATCCCATGTATACAGTTGAATGGTGGTCCaccaaaaaacaagaaaacctGATTGGTCCATTGAAGCAGATATCAATTAAATTTTCTTCTTATTGCTTTGATTATGATGCatgtaaaacagcaaacatctctgttttctatttttcagTTGTCCCTGCAGAATTTCTGACCAGTAAAcaaatgggtcattctacagaaacgtccatttttgtgtttagAGATATAtcacacttagaaaatcatgttagggttacaatttatttatattttaaaataaaacaataagttattATATCAATCACACCTTGTTCAGACATGAAtttagcagtgttagcttttaaatcaattatctagaacaaaacactttttttctgttattttaactgcaataatctatacatgactatggaatatatgatttatatcacataaagaaaacatgccaaataaatattataaaatatataaagaaagtTGTTGTGCCCAGGAGTCGGGTGAatttgacttccttttacctatttttaaattttttttaaatttaaggatctatgaagaaaagcacacggtaagtccactgtgtcttttcagttatcagaaattCTCATtgagctcatgatttcatatgtagaagcttttagctgaagtcactggtgtgacctactttattcttatGCAGTTGTGAAAAACTAGAATACAAGTGGACTGAATTGCAtgttttagtggatattccgtGATTAACAACAtatggtttgatgctctgtagcagctgtttaataaaatgcatttttcaataaaatgtcactggtgttaccaatcttcattggtgttacacataagaaaggtaacacccgtgacattttaaatgaaaaatgcattttataaaacCACCATATTTTGTCAATtatggaacatccactaaaacatGTAAACGTCCACATTGtacagaaaagtggacgtttctgtagaatgacccaaacaCAGAATTGAAATTTGGTACTGaagtgtgaaactgaccaaaccaaataaaaatggtacaactttgccaaaaaaactcaaatacTGGTTCAGCACTGAAAATGTACATCAGAAAgtgataaataaacacattcatttctttatgtTTATTCACTTTTGGCAGGAAAAGAGgtgataatatattttttaattatgtggaaCTGATGTACACcttgatttttttattgatgTACACCTTTCGAAAGTCAGAAAAATCAGtgcacttttttcagtgcaggTGTGAAAGCAGCTTTCATTTCAATCTAGCACATCATTTGGTTCATTTTATTGGAAGAGGTGACCGATTCCTTATTCaagaatttaaaatgccagCTTGGCCTGTTAGAGTCAATAATGTAACTGAAATGGCAACACTGGCTCATAGAAAGTCCtcaaaaatgcatttgtgtgttttatttaacaaGTGCAGTATGAGCTTTAGATTGGCTAAATATTATTAGATTTCATCCAAAAATTCAGGCGTTGACCAGTTTGGCTATAAAGAATTGGGAATTGAAACGGGCCATAAAAATTCACAATTGGTGCATTACTAGTGTTGTTTCTGCTCTTTGGACTTGTAAATGAGCTAAGAGACTGCAGTAGATAACAAGaaaatatagacactttatatAAGTCATTTTGTAGGATCAAAGAAGCTttcttatgtatatatatatatatatatatatatatatatatgaaattttacactactgtgcaaaaaatCAGACATCACTgttttttccagtcaaaatggtcattaagacacatttagttattttattcaaGCTATTTATAATTCATTTGCCAAACAAAAGAAGTTTGCAAAACTGTAGTTCAGAAAATGACCAAAGAGCAGAGATAAAAACTGACACAAATGCGGAAATTGGCACtagatcaccaaaactggacatctgggATGTGAAGAAAGagtggtcccactttatattaagtgtctctaataactgtgtagttatatGTGAACAACATAGGTAAccacaatgtaactactaatgatttaggcCCTGTTACAAATGGATTACAAAACTACAGCCTTTGTACAGCCAATTACACGTGTCTAcatcagttttgcctcatgtgaTCACGCAAGTGTATCTAAATAGTTGTAAtagcattaattaattaaatgtgttgcgtTACCCCTAAAGCAATGTTTTTATTACcactccattattacacagtacttaCATACCAACCACACAGGAACTGCCCACTTACTTTAAATTGTAACTTTAACATTGCACTAcaggacagttcctgtgtagttgtcaTAGAGGGacagtgtaattacagaatGATATTAATAAATGTGGTGTGATTAGGTTACCTTGTTACAACAGTTATTTCATAGcaattatgtaaaacataaatgtaatgttatgaAAAACATACTTCCTTCAACCGCTGGAAAAGACTTCTGAGCTGTGGTGTATcaaagatacacttgtgtaattatatgaggcaaaactgaagttggtACACATGTGTagttacataggctgtacttctgtaatttGACTAACAAAGACTAAATCATAAGTAGGTACAGTGTTGTTACATATATTATTCACGTGTATCTACACTGTTGTTAGAGACCCAAAAGCGTTCATAGAGGAGTCTAAATTTACAACTGGGACAATTTAGgtagtgagaagcagaaaatactaaaccagcttctaagactgaactttggaggcgtgtctgccgatttctttaagaaactgaaagtgagtcttgtgaaaagaatggaagctggaataaaggtcaAGAttgacacactgaacactcacaCAGCTGATATTAGGACtggttgttgaggcttttgggTAACTTTCTAATTAACATgtcttttctacttttttcctgGTATTGAAAATTGAACATGCTTGATTTCCATTCTGGACATTTGCACATGCATCTATAAAAGTAGATATAAGTATCTCAAAATTTCAAGCCTGAAATTTTGTGTGTAGTTTAGTCCAAATGTAttgataacagtgtgtcataagGTGATGGAACCCACATattcaagtctattagagaaaCTGAACACTAAACATTACTTGGCTGATCGGTATTTTGGGTAAGGAGGGGTAAATTTACTGTTTCACTAAACAGTTGGTTTAAACCTGAACCATGGAGTGGGCAGTCCTACAGACACTTCTGATTGTCCCTCTCTGTTCTACAGGAAGGGTCATGCAGGTTTAAACCAATGGAAGCTAGTGCTACCTGCAGTGGCTTCGAACTGTTACCGGTTGGAGACGAGAAAGCTCTGCAGATCGCCTTGGCTGCAATCGGGCCTGTTTCAGTATCCATAGAGGCCAGCCGTAACACCTTCCAGTTTTATGAGTCGGGTAACCCTCAGAAACCATCCTGTAACCACCCTGTCTCTGCtgaggcacaaatctgatttgcaGGGAAAAGTGGTGAATTTTCAGAGAGGGACTACTGATTTCTAGCAATCATCATCCCATTCCTGTATTGCTTTAATGTAGTAGCATAGTAAATCAGGAAATcaaaattgtccaatcaggattgttttctctgtagcatCTAGGTTGAGACAGCCAAGTAAaatctcccattggttaggacttcagctCAACATAATGGAAAGCTTTAAATATTGTCCCAttggaattataaggttctatctgacATTTTTGTCAAAACCTGTGACGTCTTGACATTacatgaagtgtttttttttgttgtttgcatttttggacactttatctagaaaacaaaaaggttctatatccAAAGTCAAACTCCGTGAGCCAATCAGCACTTCGAATACACACAAGAGGACCAATCAGATTCTTCTTTATTCTCATGACACCTCTCTGCTCAGTGACAGCAGAAAAAGTTCATAAAAgttaatgaaatatgaaaacgTGTTGCTGAAACTCTGCCTGTCTTCTTACAGCTCTTTAAAAAGGCTTACTGTCTTCATTTTTCATAAAAGTTACACCTAAAAGGTAATTATACAGTAAATATTTGAATTGATGGCCTCTtaattacaacataaacattcatttcattcatttgtctgtctttctttttcttctttctcccaaAATAGGACATTTTGGGTCATTAGAGTCACatttctgatataaaacaaaaccaaatgcTGCCTTTAGACTCACCAGCTGGGCCAGTTTAATACAGTAGCTGGTTTCTGTCTAACTAAAGGAAACTCAAACTAAGGGCTCCTGCCTAAAACTGACCTGTGCACAGGACAAACTATTTAGCACTGACCTTTATACTCAACCGGCTATGCTTTTTTGTTTCTAAAACAAGAAACAAGTgtaataaaaagataaataaataatacaacatGTCAGATAGAACCTCATAACTCAGAAAGCAGAAAGCGAGTTCTCTGGATTGGAAGGTTCGCTCTGCATTTCTCTTGAtccaaaaaaattatttacaaatCTGCTCGGATTTTGATAttgtacatttagaatacatttagaatgtCTGTCATTTTCCTGTACGACACAGACTTGTTCCACATATCAGTTTTGCTATGCAAACGCAAAATATTTAAAGCTCAATATCTCAGAATTGCTCAGAACGCAGACAGAACCTTATAATTCTAAGGGGGCGATATGTTGTGaactgtgaatatgagctgtAGTCTAAGCAGTGTTCCGATTAgctgttaggaatggaaaacagtggcagcagctctaTAACAACTTTTTATAAGCGTCTCTGTAAAACTGACACATACAAGCTCAGATATATGATCATGcctgttacaagcttcatatAAAACATATGGAACATCTTTTACAAGCTTAAGATGTCTGTGTTTTATCAAGAACAGCCCAGTATTAGCCAAGTGCTAACAAGCAATTATAAGTCCTATAGGTGGCTAGCAGAAATTAGAATTTCTGTAAAGGATGTGGGGCTCTAAACAAGTCAGGGCAGGACAGAGCTGTGAAGTTTCATTGCAGAATCCACATGGGGTGATTCTGTAACACCTTGTTTGGTTCATTGATTTTTCAATTTACTAGTAAGTTGATTAATGTGGGCATATCTGTAACTGATGGCTAATACACTGTCTCACTATAGGGGTATATGATGATCCATACTGCACCGAAGAGAATATAAATCATGCTGTCCTGGCTGTTGGTTATGGCACTGATGAACACGGGCATGACTACTGGCTGGTCAAGAACAGGTGAATGAACAGGCAATTCCAGTTGAACTAATACATAGTTTTTAGTAGtaactgaacaattcatagttaaataatagaataataatggttcagccaaaaatgTACCCAGTTATGATCTCACTTCATTTAAATAGCGCCCAGTAGATTATCTATGGTTCGATGTATTAACAAAATCGGTTGAAACTCAGCAGTGTTAATATTAGGGTATGGATTAATATCAGGGTGAGGCTTAGGTTTAATTTttgttagggttaggtttatgGCTAGGGGATAAATTAAGGTCAATTGAATATATACTTAATAGAATGTTAGGCCCCCTGGACTGTGAGGACTGCAGGAAGGTGAAGCCTGAACCCTGAGCGAGGACGAAGCCCTACAAAGATGGCGGGGAAAGCGGAACTGTATAAAGATTTTATCTAAATACTACGTCATTCTTTTATTGATTGCTAGACTGTTATTTATAGAGCAGGATTTGTACATGTAGCCTATATTCTCATAGAATGAAATTACCTGGGGCTTTCATTTTCATCAGTTTCATGGCTGAACCATTGCTTTAAGATTCACTAAATCATATGCTGTCAGTTTAAAGTAATTTATTTTGCAGCTGGGGTACTGGGTGGGGTGATAAAGGCTACATCAAGATGTCCAGGAACAAGATGAACCAGTGTGGTATTGCCTCAGATGCCGTCTACCCTGTGGTCTAAAGGTACGCCTTAAAAAGGAAGGTCTAGACCCCATTCATAGAGATATACACTGTTGAGTTTAGCTCAAATAAATCCTAGCATGATAAAAGCCCCCAGTGATGGGAAATATTCATTATTATGCAAAAACAAGCTCAGGGTGCGTTACTATGTGCTGCTCCAACACACAggcatatataaataaagctgCCTTTGATAGAGTGCCTATTTTGGCACATCCGCAGACCTCAGcatcaggtttcagacatcCAAGGAAAAGGCATCAGGTCTGGGGAGATCTAGTGACATTGTGTTATTGCTTGCagattgtgtttttctttaatgCTACTGCTTGTAAttgtaacaaaaataaattttacattttgtatgcGGTTACATTTGGCAAAGGCTAAACTAACTCACAGCCTATAATTGTGTTTACTCCTGTATCTGCTCAGTGTTCAGAACCGTCTCAAAATTATTAGAATAAAACTTGTATGACCTATAGAACatactcagtttatatcacaatacctacatttagagtcagttattcattcaacctaatgagaaactgtagaacagactcagtttatatcacaacacctacatttagagtcagttattcactcaacctaatgagaaactgtagaacagactcagtttatatcacaatacctacatttagagtcagttattcactcaacctaatgagaaactgtagaacagactcagtttatatcacaatacctacatttagagtcagttattcattcaacctaatgagaaactgtagaacagactcagtttatatcacaatacctacatttagagtcagttattcattcaacctaatgagaaactgtacaacagactcagtttatatcacaatacctacatttagagtcagttattcattcaacctaatgagaaacagtagaacagactcagtttatatcacaatacctacatttagagtcagttattcactcaacctaatgagaaactgtagaacagactcagtttatatcacaatacctacatttagagtcagttattcactcaacctaatgagaaactgtagaacagactcagtttatatcacaatacctacatttagagtcagttattcactcaacctaatgagaaactgtagaacagactctgtttatatcacaacatcTACATTTAGAACCATATGTTTTGTGTATTATGGAAAGTCACACTGTTAGTATATATCAGCTggcatttatgttgttttttgcagattttagTGATAAACATAACAcagatgaatcaaaacattcacCATCTTTAGCCGTTTTAGTGGGGCCGTCATGCAGCATGGCTAAAGTTTACCCAACAACATTTTCCCCGCTGTACTGCCATATATATTGATACATTGGTACAAAAGTAAAAGACACCTTAAAAAATTGTCAATTTATTGTTGTTAATTTATTGATGACATAATAAATGCATTGAACCCATtctatgaaatgtttttttctacagACTGGAGAACACTAGGACCCTGATGAGTATCTCAGAGGTGATACTTGCCTCTGAGCATCAACGACACAACCTCACCAACATTTAatcgatttaaaaaaaatctatttacatgcttgctttgttttccaactttttcttttttaactgttCAGTGTTATATATTCACTCATGACACTGTccataaatatattaaaaagtacataaataaactttgagcATTTGCAAATTTACAGCTGGGTGTAATCTGTGATCTTTGAGAAGTAGAATAGAAATGGACCAAGAGCTGACCCCTGGGAAACTCAAGTAATGAGGGTCTGAGGACCTGAGAGGAAGTTGTTCCAGCTACCGAGGAGAAGATGGGAACCATGATGGTGCCTCACTGAAAGTCTCTGAGCACCTCAGTATGACCTGTTCTACTCATTGTTTGTCATCACGAGTTGGTAGTATACACATCTTATAGGCCTTTGCAGGGAGTAAaagatagtgtagtggttagtACATATCCAGCTGTCACTGTGTCTTAAGGTGTCTTAACAGTATTTATAAGATGTCTTGAGACATTTACTTATATCAAGACATCTCAAGAATGTCTTAAGATGTATGAGTAAAGACACTGTCTTCGTCTTGAGACATGAAAGTTAACATCTTAAGACAAAGAAGCaaatattttgtgtgtattGAAGATGAGGCGTGACTTGAGACATCACTCTGTCTTAAGACATAGAGATGCTGTGTCTTAAGACTGTTCAATTGAGACCAAAGAGTGGTCCACTACAAAGTCCTGTGGTATGAGCGTGGTATTCATGTGGCACTGCCAAATGGAAAATTACAACAGAGGATCACCAGGATTGCTGCAGCACTCCCTAATGTAGAATATAATGAGAATATAACATATATAGTATGTCCTCAAGAAACAACCTGCTGGAatcttctcttttttgtgtaATATTACCAAAAGAACCCCACTAAAGTTTTACTTGCTGAACTTTTATGATTCTCttttttggatgttttgttttttgattattgcagaaatgtgtttacagtagcaaaagtgcaaaagaaaaaaaaagattcttaaACCATTTACCTTACcttaaaatgtttaaacttGTTTCCTTATACCATTGAAGTTCATCATAGAATAACTTTTCATTTATCTCCATTGATAAATGGTACCATCACAGTCAGTCACAGCCTTTTGCTCATTTGCAGAAAACATGCCATG is drawn from Pygocentrus nattereri isolate fPygNat1 chromosome 10, fPygNat1.pri, whole genome shotgun sequence and contains these coding sequences:
- the LOC108413039 gene encoding procathepsin L-like isoform X1; this translates as MRILLAVAALVVVGGAASFSLEDLEFHTWKLKFGKHYGSMDEESRRKMTWLDNRKLILEHNLLADQGLRSYRLGMNHFADMDNQEYQARFTHCLRSSNRTQRRSTPALLRQAEGVTLPDTVEWTDLGFVTDVKNQEDCGSCWTFSAVGALEGQMFRRTGKLVALSEQQLLDCSWPFGNDGCDGGFVDRAFQYVMESGGLMSESSYPYENKEGSCRFKPMEASATCSGFELLPVGDEKALQIALAAIGPVSVSIEASRNTFQFYESGVYDDPYCTEENINHAVLAVGYGTDEHGHDYWLVKNSWGTGWGDKGYIKMSRNKMNQCGIASDAVYPVV